A segment of the Bartonella henselae str. Houston-1 genome:
TCTGGCCAAGGAATGTCTCCACTTTCTGTTATAAGGATTTCAACAGGTTTTCTATATCCACTATCATTGCTACCATTATCATTTAGGCTATTGGCTTTGATTGAAGCCATGAGGTTGGCTGGTGAGATAAGTGCGTCTATTGTTTTTGTTCCATCAATCCAGTCTTGTTTTGCAAGAGGTTGAATGAGATCAACTTTTTTCTCTACACTGTGCGCTACATCTTGCGCTTTATTAGCTGCTGTTTGTGCAGTGGTAGCAATAGCTTTTGCATCCGTAGCATTTTTTTGTGCAACACTCGCCGTATCTAATACACTCTCTGCTGCCTCTTTTGCTTTAGTTGCTGTATGTGTCCCTTGTTGTGCACTTTCCTGTGCATGTTGCACATCATTTTCAATTTTATCAATTTTTGCAATCTGTGCACGTTCTTGAGGGGTTAAAATAAGGTGCTCATTCCCCTCTTTCATATTCTCCATATCAAATGCATCTTTTGCTATTTTATCTGGATCATAGACTGATTTTAACATACCAAAAGACTTTGATATGGCAAAATAACTGATGGTATTTTTGAGATCTACCGGAGATATAGGATAATAAACACCTTCACTTCCTTTATACCATTTTTCTATTGTTGGCTGGGTAGAACTTAGCCACCGAAGCTTTGATCTTTCTTCTTCAGTCAAAATCTTTTTGGTAGGACCCTCATGCATATTTTCCATGGAAAACACATTTGATCTCACATTATCGGGATCATATGTAACCGCACTCATATCACCAATTCCTAAAGGTGATATTTGTATCCAACCATCCCCTGATAAAATCGTATTCTCATGGGCTTGCCCACTTGCTTTAATATCGTTAACAGTGATCTTATCTTTGTAGGCAAGTTTACCAATATCTCTCTTTGCAACCGCATCATCAGCTTTCTTTCCTTGAGCAGCGGTTGCGAAATATTCTACCTCATAAGCTGCTGCACTGCCCACTGAAATGGGTGCAAGAGCTTTACTATCTAAAACACCTTCTTTGACTTCTTCCTTTGTTGCTGGTTCAAGCTTAAATATATGCGTGTGATAGGGTAATGGCATTGCAGTTTATTCCTTAATCAGTTCATTTTTTGAGATTGTGTGTGGAGAGTGAGACCTGTAAGCGCAATGCATCAAGGTTTTTTTGCAGGGTCTCGATACGTTGCTCTGTTGCTTCTTGATACTGTGTCAAAGCGCTTAAAAGATCACGCTGTGTGTCGTTTTTGATAAGATCAAGGACCTTGTTTAAAGGCGCATGAACCATGCGATTGCTTGCATAAAAAAGGACGCGGATTTGTTCCGCGTCCGCAATATCATCAATAGCGGATAGGTGATTGATCATTGGAACACTCACGATTTTATGGCATAAACAACCGTTATATTAACAGGGCGCGTCTCTGTCTCACCTGTTGAAGAGAGGGTGACCTTGTGTGTGTGCATGCCAGCAGGTTGTGTTGTCGCTGTAAGAGTTTGATAGTGATAACTAGGGTTCCTTCTGCCGATATCATTGGCACTCCATCCAATTCCAGCATACTGAAAACTGTGCGTGTGCTCACCTGCTTCTTCAAGGGTGCAAGCATGTGGATGCGATTTTATGCAATCCTTCTGCATATCCGCAAATTGTCTACTTCTGTCTAAACCACGGCCATCATCAAAGCCGCGTAAAAACATTCCTCTAAAGTCTGGAACTTTAAAAGTTGTATCGCTATCTTTCCCCCATTTATCCCCTATTGCCTTGAATAACTGCGGATACTCTTTGCGTTGATAGGTTGCACCATCACATAAAAGCCACCCACTTGGCAATTCTTGCATAGCAAAGGTTGCAATAAACCCGCAAGGGAAGGTTTCGACCTTTGGTGGTGGAAGTGGTGTGGGATTTAAGAGATACCAACCATCATGTTCTTTTGTTGATGCATCGCTATTATAGACTATTGCATAAATACCACCCGTTTGTAATTCACCACCCTCTAATGGTACAATACCCATGTTCGTGGCTTTATAGAGTGGCGTTGCTCCTATATTATTCACATTTATTGTTGTAGATCCCACATTCACACCACGCGCCTTAAAGTGTAGAATGATATCATTTTTATATTTTGCTATAGGTGAAATCGTTGTTAACGTTATCGATGTTGTTTTCTCTTGTCTGTTCACCATAAAGTTTGCATCAAGGGAACCACCATTATCGGCAAGATATTCACGCACACGCTGCATCATGACACGTGCACTATCATTGACAGAACTAGGGGGTTGTCCCTCTGCCCAATTAATCATGCTATCTGAATGCGCATTTTCATCAGCTGTCAACGACCAATCATAAATATCAGACATGATAAGCCCCCGTTCTTCTTAATAACTCTTCTTGTAATTGTTGCTTTTTTTGCTGTCCATATGAGCGAACAGGATTTCTCCTTGAGGGATCAATTAAGAGCGTTAAATCTACTGGGTGTGCACTTGATTGTGAAAACCCCGTCATCATTGGTTGTTGCATCATTTGTTGATGTGCCATCTCTATTTGTTGATTTTGCGCATCTTTATTCCGTCTCATCAAATCAACCAAACTCATTACACTCTTTTTAAGAGCACCTGCATCAATGCCTTGCCCCTGGAATCGTGTATTTTCATGCAATGGTGTATCATATGCCATCAATGGTTTTCTCGCTTGAGCACCTTGAATTGCCTTTTGAAATCTCTCAACGCCGCGCAAGGGAACCACTTCATTTGCTGCACTCTGTCCATTGCCCCAGCTTTGTCGTGCCCTACCATTCGAAGCCTCTCCCGTTTTATTGTAAAGCCCATAAATATGATTCATAAAATCCCCTGCGGTTGCCTCCACATTTCCTCCGTTAAGGACAACTGCTTGACGCCCTAAAAGCTGGCTTGCTGGCACATTAGGATTTTTGATAAGTTTTACAGCCCCTGCTGGTCCTTGTTGGTGTGCAAGATAAAGTTCTGCTTGTGATGGCTCTCTGCCTAATGCTGTAGCTAAATAACGCGTGTTATCCTTCGTTAATCGTGCCATAGCATCCGTTGCTTGAAAGGGATCAAACTTATTATTCAGTTGATACTGTTTTGCTGTTGAATCGAGAAATTGATACAGCCCTCCTGCACTACTTTTGCTATTTCTTGCATTTGGATTACCCTTACTTTCTATCATAGCAACCCGTTCAAGAAAGCTTTCTGGCAAACCATATTTTTGTGCTGCCTGTGAGATAGCACGCTTCACATTGGGATGAAAATTGATCATTAGTTTATAACCACTCTATAAGCACTACTATTCAAAAGAATGCCAACAAAATTGAGGAATTTTGTGTGATCTTTTTTGCTTATTAAGCGTTTCTTTTCTGCTTCGTGAAACTTCTTAATTAATTCAACGGCTTTTTCTCTTGCTAACCCAAACTCCCCTTTTTCACGCGCTGTTATGAGAGCCGCAATATCCCTTTCAGTCTCTTTATGAACACTTAAGAGTTTGCGTCCCCATTCCCTTGCAAAAGTTTTCATGGCTGTCTTGATGAGACCAATCTTTCCTCCACTCACCGCTTGTTCTATTGTCTTTTCTTCCACTTCACCCATATGGTTTGGCAAGCGTGCAAAAAGCCTTGTTCTTTCTACTTCTGGTCGCAACACTTTCATAAGCTGCTTGGCTTTATCCTTACCAAAAATATGCTGTAATTTTTCTTGACCATTTTGCGTGTCAAACAAACTCAAAAGATTGTGGTCAAAATTCTGTGCATTGCCTGCGGCATGTTCTACTTGTGAGCGTACACCTTTTTGAAAGGCATTTTTTTCCATCAACCCCAAATCCGAAAGTTGACTTTTAATTGTATCGAGATTAACGCTTTTCTTCAGTGCTTTCTCTCCTTGCTCGAGGGCATCACCAATAGTACGCTCGTCATAATAAATTTTCCGTGCTTTAGCATAATCTGGAGATGACGTATCCAAAACGTCCAGAATGCGTTGTTTGAACAAAGTCAAATCTCGCGCATACCCTCGTTTTCCTTTGAGACGCGCAGAATTAATTTGATCATCCAAAACCTCTTTCATCTTATGTAAAATCCGCATATTCAGTTTTGGATATCCATTGCTTCCTATAACTGTTGCATCCGCTTCATTTGGCATTTGCGCAATTGCTTTTTTATAGGCTTTTTGGAAGGCAGGGGTTTCTTGCAAGAGCGATAAATCTTTACTGACGGCATTGGAAATAGGAGAAGCTTTCGCCCTCTCATAAAATGATTCAGCTCTTTTCTGTGCTTGTTTGATAATCTCTTGCTTTAAATTAAGCGTATCGACCTTTGGACCCATCACATCTGTCAACGCATCCTTTATCCGCAGTGCACTCGCATCTTGCCTTTCAGTCAAACGATTACTCACAAGTGAATAAGTATCAAGATCTTTTTTTGCCGCTCTAAAAGCTCTTGCTGCAAGCTCATCATGAAGATCAATAATCATTGAATCAGGACCACGCTGTTTTAATGCCTTCTCAAGCTTATCGACACCTTCATCCCCTAAGGCATGGCTTACATCTTTAAGCGCTCTATTGCTTATTTGAAACGCCTCTTTTTCTACACCTTGTGTTACTGATTCAGTTTTACCAAACAATTTTCCAACTGTGTTTTTGAGAGCCGCAGGCGTTTTTCTCATAACAGCAGGCGTTTTTTTAAGTGATCTTGTCGCAAAAGATGTTACTTTTGATACACCACTGGCAACAGCTGGAGTTACAAAACCTAACCCAGCACCAAGCCCAGCAGTCAGGAGAGTATCCTCTAACCCCTCCCCTTCACCACTGCCTGCTATTCCGCCATAAATGGCTCCAGTTTTTGCTGCACGCCCCAAGCTAAACTTTGCCGCCTCTTTACTTGCTGCAGCTTTCATTGCGGCTTCACCTGCCGCTTTTGCCGCTGTCCGTTCTGCACCTTCTGCCAAAGCAGATTGCACCGCCCTTTCTCCTGCTGCTAGAGCTTTACTGGTTATTTGTGCTCCTGTGGCACCTGCTCTGCTTCCCAAAAGCACATCGGCCCCAAGAGCGGAACGCGCAGCAGCAGGAGCGCCAACACCTGGTATTAGAAAAGGAATTGCTGCCCCCGCTAAATTCCCCAGAAAAGATAGATAAGAATGATCTCGGTTCGCCGCCCTTTGATAATCTCTCCATCGCTTTGTCACTTCATTATATTTTTTGATTACCTCTCCATCTCCTGTCAAAAGATCCCAGAAACCTGCTAATGCTCCTGCGGCTTCATCATCATACCCCATGGTTAACCCGTGAAGAGCTCCCCATCCAAACGCACCCGCAGCACTTGGATGTGGACCATCTTCTTCTGTTATACTTTTATTTTCTGTAAGAGAACCACTCAGCCTTTCCTTATTTTTTGAAAAAAGCTCTTGAAGCTGTTCTGGTGTATAGTCACTTACATGCCCAATGACTCTGGTATTTTTTCTATGAATGAGAGGAGGAATTACTTCAGCCATTGGTTTGTTTCTCCTTAATGCGTCCGTCACTATCAATAAACAGTATGCCTTCCGGCAAAGCCTCTATCTGTTTTTCTAGTGAAACATCTGACTGCGTATTATTTTTTTTATAAGCATCCTCCCCATAGGCAGCTCGGACAAGTTCGCGTGTTGCCTCTGCACCACCAAAAAGAATTGCCCGTGTTGCTGCATTGGATTTATTAAAAGTATCGATAATGGTTGTTAAAGATTTCTTCAGTTGCTCTGCCGTAAGATCTTGATACAGTGCCGCTACAGAGTTTTGCAATGCTTGCAATTCCATATTAGACAAATTCCCAAAGCCAGATGCACCATTTGGTGAAAATGCTTTTGCTTTTGTCAAGGCATCAAGCCCAATACTCGCCTTCAATGAATCAAGCATATGCCCAAAATCTTTTGCCTTAAAACCAGGAATGAACGACCCCCAATAACCAAGGAAACCAGCAACATGCGGGTGCTCATCAACAATTTTTAGCAATTCTTTAGATGTCGAGATTATACGATTTGATCTGTCCGCTGATTCCAAAATTTGCATTTTTGCTTGCTGTTCTTTACGCTCCTCCTCCTTCTGCTCTTGGATTAATTTATGTTCTGCACCACTGCCTGCAATTGGCATCGCACGTATGCCATGAGGGGCATTTTTATCCTTAACAAGCATATAACCCGATTCAGGCTTTGACAGCATGCTATCAGTATTTCCCCCTAATCCAGAAGCAGTGGAACGTTGTCCCCCTTGGACAGGTATAATTTTCCCTGTGCTTGTTGAAATTTGGAAAGCCATATCCTCAGGCAATCCCTGCTTTGCTTTTTCTTCCGCTGTGAGTGTTCTATAGTCTTCTTGGGGGCTCAACGTGCTGCCAATCACTTTCATGGCAAGATCTGGATATTGCATGATTGCTTGTGCGTCTTTATCATCGTATCCTTTAGAGCGTAAAAACGCAAAAATTGGTCTATTTTGAAGACGTGTATTATTGCCCTGCCGCATAACAAGCGCCGCATTTGAAAAGCTTTCTTGCGGTGTTTTTCCTGATGCTAACCCCGCAAAAAAATCCATGAGATGCTCGGAAAATTCTGATTTTCTAAAACGCTCCCATAAGTTGCTTGGATTTGCGTCTTTATGGATAAAGTTTCCAACGGCGTTTACATAATCCGTTGCTTGTTCTGGCATATCATTTGCTTTTAAATGTTCTTCTTCTGAAATAGGCGTATGAGAAAGTGTTTCTTCATTGACAGGGCTGCTTCCCCGCTGTTCTTCCGGCATAGATCTGTTGTTGAACTCTGTAATATAATCCATTACATCTTTTTGCTGTCGCCCAGCTTCATCTCCACTCACTTTATCAATGTTAGAAACAAATGGAGATTGAGGAATCATTGATGCAACACCTCCCTGCTCTGAGAAATCAGATTTTTCTTGTTTTGGTACCTCTTGTATCCTAATAGTATCCTTTAAAGCATCTGGTAATGAAGGCATTTGGCGCTTTAAATCATCCGTAGACATAATCAATTCTGCTGGCGTTTTTTTCCCAGCTTCTCTTCCTTCCCCATAAGAACCGCGAATAAGCTCTGTAGGACTTAATTTTTGTTGCGTATCAGAGCCAGTATTATCAAAAGGGTTTGTGCTAAAAGCAGCACGTTCTAAAAAACTGGGCTTGTATCGGCCTTCAAACGATGTGCTTGGAGGTGTAGAAGACTGTCCTAGAAAATACTTGGGAAGTTGCGTTACAGCTTGTGTTAGCAAAGGACGCAAAACTTTTGGATTAAGAAATAGTGATAAAGTATGAAAGCCGTTTTGTTCCATCACTGCACCCTTTCCATGTTAAAGCCAAGCTTGTCATAATCAACATGCAAAAGGCCTGTGGTATTATTGTAGAAAACAGCTTCAGGATTTGACCTCAAAACGTCTTGTGCCATCACCCCGCGATAGCGCTCTGGAGAACCCTTATAGTTGTATTCATAGAGTGTATAGCCCTTTTTCTGTCCAGCCTCCCTGATGTTTTCTTTTGCCCTCCTATCGCTAAGCCCAGCAAAAGTACCAAGTATCGTTCCAACATTTCCAATAGTTTGCCATGGATTAAGTTTTGTTTGCGGCGTAAACTGTGTCCTTTGTTCCGTTTGCATTCCGTAATTTCCAGCAGAAGCCGTACCAGCTGCAAGCAGCTTACTTAACTGATCCCAATCAAGATTATTCTGCTGTTCCCATTTCTGTCGCTCTTCGTCTAATTGTTGTTGATGATTGGCATCAAGCAAACCACCTCCAGACAACGCATTGAGATTTGCCTGACCTTGACCTTGAAAAAAGTTATTAGCG
Coding sequences within it:
- a CDS encoding phage tail protein, with protein sequence MSDIYDWSLTADENAHSDSMINWAEGQPPSSVNDSARVMMQRVREYLADNGGSLDANFMVNRQEKTTSITLTTISPIAKYKNDIILHFKARGVNVGSTTINVNNIGATPLYKATNMGIVPLEGGELQTGGIYAIVYNSDASTKEHDGWYLLNPTPLPPPKVETFPCGFIATFAMQELPSGWLLCDGATYQRKEYPQLFKAIGDKWGKDSDTTFKVPDFRGMFLRGFDDGRGLDRSRQFADMQKDCIKSHPHACTLEEAGEHTHSFQYAGIGWSANDIGRRNPSYHYQTLTATTQPAGMHTHKVTLSSTGETETRPVNITVVYAIKS
- a CDS encoding transglycosylase SLT domain-containing protein: MINFHPNVKRAISQAAQKYGLPESFLERVAMIESKGNPNARNSKSSAGGLYQFLDSTAKQYQLNNKFDPFQATDAMARLTKDNTRYLATALGREPSQAELYLAHQQGPAGAVKLIKNPNVPASQLLGRQAVVLNGGNVEATAGDFMNHIYGLYNKTGEASNGRARQSWGNGQSAANEVVPLRGVERFQKAIQGAQARKPLMAYDTPLHENTRFQGQGIDAGALKKSVMSLVDLMRRNKDAQNQQIEMAHQQMMQQPMMTGFSQSSAHPVDLTLLIDPSRRNPVRSYGQQKKQQLQEELLRRTGAYHV